A single Struthio camelus isolate bStrCam1 chromosome 6, bStrCam1.hap1, whole genome shotgun sequence DNA region contains:
- the DUSP19 gene encoding dual specificity protein phosphatase 19 yields MHSLGEEIRSFSRANLRKQCTRVTTLTGKRIIETWRGACLQVVEETEPAGGGGCGYVPDLSADLQVGVVRPWLLLGSQDAAHDLETMKKYKVTHVLNVAYGVQNAFLNDFIYKSISILDLPETDITSYFPECFEFIEKAKIQDGVVLVHCNAGVSRAAAIVIGFLMNSEGLSFARAFSLVKNARPAVCPNPGFMEQLHKYQEHSKRANGSINDHD; encoded by the exons ATGCACTCGCTCGGAGAGGAGATCCGGAGCTTCTCCCGGGCGAACCTGCGGAAGCAGTGCACCAGGGTGACGACGCTGACGGGGAAGAGGATCATCGAGACGTGGCGGGGCGCCTGcctgcaggtggtggaggagacggagcctgccggcggcggcggctgcggttACGTGCCGGACCTCAGCGCCGACCTGCAGGTCGGCGTGgtgcggccctggctgctgctgg GGTCGCAGGATGCTGCTCATGATCTGGAGACGATGAAGAAGTATAAG GTTACTCATGTTCTAAATGTGGCATACGGAGTCCAGAATGCCTTCCTCAATGACTTTATATACAAGAGCATTTCTATTCTGGATCTCCCAGAAACTGATATTACCTCCTACTTCCCAGAATGTTTTGAGTTTATTGAGAAAGCCAAGATCCAG GATGGCGTGGTACTGGTTCACTGTAATGCAGGAGTCTCTCGTGCAGCAGCAATAGTCATTGGTTTTCTAATGAATTCAGAAGGACTCAGTTTTGCTAGAGCCTTTTCTTTGGTGAAAAATGCAAGGCCTGCTGTTTGTCCAAATCCTGGCTTCATGGAGCAGCTTCACAAGTACCAAGAACACAGTAAAAGGGCAAATGGAAGCATAAATGATCATGACTGA
- the NUP35 gene encoding nucleoporin NUP35: MAAFAVEPPLAGAEPMTLGSPTSPKPGAGAQFLPGFLMGDLPAPVTPQPRALSGPAVGIMEMRSPLLAGGSPPQPVVPTHKDKSGAPPVRSIYDELSSPGLGSTPLTSRPPSFSVTQSPLVGTMPSTPGTASSVFSPASIGQPRKTTLSPAQLDPFYTQGDSLTSEDQLDDTWVTVFGFPQASASYILLQFAQYGNILKHVMSNAGNWMHIRYQSKLQARKALSKDGRIFGESIMIGVKPCIDKSVMENFERSSTTSVSSVFTPPMKSLGTPVQPANTTRISTMRPLATAYKASTSDYQVVSDRQTPRKDESIVSKAMEYVFGW; this comes from the exons ATGGCCGCCTTCGCCGTGGAGCCGCCCCTTGCAG GAGCTGAGCCAATGACTCTTGGCTCCCCAACGTCTCCCAAACCAGGTGCTGGTGCTCAGTTTCTTCCTGGATTTTTGATGGGCGATCTGCCTGCTCCAGTGACTCCACAACCACGTGCTTTAAGTGGCCCTGCTGTTGGTATAATGGAAATGAGGTCTCCTCTACTTGCAG GTGGCTCTCCCCCACAACCAGTAGTCCCTACACATAAAGATAAAAGTGGTGCTCCACCAGTTAGAAGCATATATGATGAGTTATCTAGTCCTGGACTTGGATCAACACCTCTAACCTCAAGACCA CCCAGCTTTTCTGTAACGCAGAGCCCGTTGGTTGGAACTATGCCATCAACTCCTGGCACAG CCTCAAGTGTATTCAGTCCTGCAAGTATTGGACAGCCTAGGAAGACTACTCTCTCTCCTGCTCAGCTAGATCCTTTTTATACTCAGGGTGATTCCCTAACTTCAGAAGATCAACTTGATGACACATGGGTAACTGTATTTGG ATTTCCTCAAGCATCAGCTTCCTATATTCTTCTCCAGTTTGCTCAGTATGGGAACATATTAAAGCATGTG ATGTCCAACGCAGGAAACTGGATGCACATTCGATATCAGTCTAAGCTTCAAGCCCGGAAAGCCTTAAGCAAAGATGGAAGAATCTTTGGTGAATCTATCATGATTGGTGTCAAGCCTTGTATAGACAAA AGCGTGATGGAAAACTTTGAAAGAAGTTCTACAACCTCAGTGTCTTCAGTCTTTACTCCACCTATGAAATCCTTAGGCACACCAGTACAACCTGCAAATACTACAAGAATTTCTACAATGAGACCTCTTGCAACAGCATATAAAGCTTCCACTAGTGACTACCAG GTGGTTTCTGACAGACAGACTCCTAGGAAAGATGAAAGTATTGTATCTAAAGCAATGGAGTATGTGTTTGGCTGGTAA